A region of Flavobacterium album DNA encodes the following proteins:
- the mazG gene encoding nucleoside triphosphate pyrophosphohydrolase, with protein MNTRQQQLDAFGRLLDIMDDLREKCPWDKKQTLQSLRHLTIEETYELGDAILDNNLQEIKKELGDILLHIVFYAKIGSETCDFDIADVANEICDKLIHRHPHIYSDVVVEDEEQVKQNWEKLKLKEGKKSVLEGVPKSLPALVKASRIQDKAKGVGFDWEEPHQVWDKVQEEIEEFQEEVKNGDADKIESEFGDVLFSMINYARFLNINPEDALERTNKKFIKRFMYLESKAGELGKPLADMTLAEMDVFWNEAKKL; from the coding sequence ATGAACACACGCCAGCAACAACTCGATGCCTTTGGCAGGCTGCTCGACATAATGGACGACCTTCGCGAAAAATGCCCGTGGGATAAAAAGCAGACGCTCCAAAGCCTTCGCCATCTTACTATTGAGGAAACCTATGAGCTGGGGGATGCTATCCTCGACAACAACCTTCAGGAGATCAAAAAAGAGCTGGGCGATATACTGCTGCATATTGTTTTTTATGCCAAAATAGGCAGTGAGACGTGCGACTTCGATATTGCCGATGTAGCCAACGAGATTTGCGACAAGCTGATACACCGCCACCCGCATATTTATAGCGATGTGGTTGTGGAAGATGAAGAACAGGTAAAGCAGAACTGGGAAAAGCTAAAGCTGAAGGAAGGCAAGAAGTCGGTTCTGGAAGGTGTACCAAAAAGCCTGCCTGCGCTAGTGAAAGCCAGCCGCATACAGGACAAGGCAAAAGGCGTTGGGTTCGATTGGGAAGAGCCGCACCAGGTATGGGATAAAGTGCAGGAAGAAATTGAGGAATTCCAGGAAGAGGTGAAAAACGGCGATGCGGATAAAATCGAATCGGAATTCGGTGATGTGCTGTTCTCCATGATCAACTATGCGCGTTTCCTAAACATCAACCCTGAGGATGCCTTGGAGCGCACCAATAAAAAATTCATTAAACGGTTTATGTACCTTGAAAGCAAGGCAGGCGAGCTCGGCAAACCGTTAGCCGATATGACCCTTGCAGAAATGGATGTTTTCTGGAACGAAGCAAAAAAATTATAG
- a CDS encoding DUF5606 domain-containing protein: MSVEKILAISGKPGLYELKIQTRTGFVAESLIDGKKITVGMRSNVSLLSEISVYTYDGEIKLSEVFRAIAEKEDNGPAMSHKEDNAKLESYFREVLPEFDEDRVYASDIKKILNWYNMLQAKGLVNKEAPVAAAPAVDETPAEEVKTEE; the protein is encoded by the coding sequence ATGAGTGTTGAAAAAATATTAGCTATCTCAGGGAAACCTGGATTATATGAACTAAAGATCCAAACGCGCACAGGTTTTGTGGCAGAATCGCTTATAGACGGCAAGAAAATAACCGTTGGCATGAGGAGCAACGTAAGCCTGCTTTCTGAAATATCGGTATACACGTATGACGGCGAGATAAAGCTTTCAGAGGTATTCCGCGCCATAGCTGAAAAAGAGGATAACGGCCCGGCAATGTCGCATAAAGAAGACAATGCCAAGCTGGAGTCGTATTTCAGGGAAGTGCTTCCTGAATTCGATGAGGACAGGGTTTATGCTTCTGATATCAAAAAGATACTTAACTGGTACAACATGCTCCAGGCAAAAGGCCTTGTTAATAAAGAAGCCCCTGTTGCTGCCGCCCCTGCCGTAGATGAAACCCCTGCTGAAGAGGTAAAGACAGAAGAATAA
- the def gene encoding peptide deformylase, giving the protein MILPIVGYGDPVLRKKGEDIPKDMPNLKQIVADMYETMYNAYGVGLAAPQVGLAIRLFIVDTKPFSDDEDLPKEEQEQLANFKKTFINPVMLKEEGEEWGFNEGCLSIPEVREDVYRHEKITIEYYDEDFNKHTDVYDGLIARVIQHEYDHIEGILFTDKISSLKKRLIQKKLQNIMEGKTRPDYKMKFIAKKGR; this is encoded by the coding sequence ATGATATTACCGATTGTAGGATACGGCGACCCTGTGCTCAGAAAAAAAGGAGAGGACATCCCGAAGGATATGCCGAACCTTAAGCAGATCGTTGCTGATATGTATGAGACCATGTATAATGCCTATGGCGTTGGCCTTGCTGCACCACAGGTTGGCCTTGCCATACGCCTGTTCATTGTAGATACCAAGCCATTCAGCGATGACGAGGACCTTCCGAAAGAAGAGCAGGAACAGCTGGCGAATTTCAAAAAAACGTTTATCAACCCGGTAATGCTGAAGGAAGAAGGCGAGGAGTGGGGCTTTAACGAAGGCTGCCTGAGCATTCCTGAAGTTCGTGAGGACGTGTACCGCCATGAAAAGATTACCATAGAATATTACGACGAGGATTTTAACAAGCACACGGATGTGTATGACGGGCTTATTGCCAGGGTGATACAGCACGAATACGATCATATTGAAGGTATTTTGTTTACCGATAAAATATCGTCGCTGAAAAAACGTTTGATACAAAAGAAACTACAGAACATCATGGAAGGCAAGACAAGGCCGGACTATAAAATGAAATTTATCGCCAAAAAAGGCAGGTAA